One region of Moraxella sp. ZY210820 genomic DNA includes:
- a CDS encoding type IIL restriction-modification enzyme MmeI, which translates to MYNTFPFPSVNDEQKKQIEHLAKNILRARMLNTGMTLAELYNPETMPDNLKTAHSELDMAVDKLYREQGFADTAERLAFLLNRYEMLVAKEQAGKKAKK; encoded by the coding sequence GTGTATAACACTTTCCCATTTCCCAGCGTTAATGACGAACAAAAAAAGCAGATAGAACACCTCGCCAAAAATATCCTGCGTGCCAGAATGCTAAATACAGGGATGACCCTAGCCGAGCTGTACAACCCAGAGACGATGCCCGATAATCTTAAAACCGCCCACAGTGAGCTGGATATGGCGGTGGACAAACTCTACCGTGAACAGGGCTTTGCCGATACTGCCGAGCGATTGGCATTTTTGCTCAATCGCTATGAAATGCTGGTGGCAAAAGAACAAGCGGGGAAAAAGGCTAAGAAGTGA
- a CDS encoding DEAD/DEAH box helicase, whose protein sequence is MSNLSLLNQTYQQTGESKTHNAMGMRQMQERAFAKRHCQYLLIKSPPASGKSRAMMFLALDKLHHQDIKKAIIIVPEMSIGRSFADTPLREFGFFADWQIDKRYNLCLIDNIASDNTKTNIFAEFMNNDAKVLICTHHTFRFGYDKVANVKLFDNVLLGIDEFHHISASDNNRLGAIVDEIMAHSSAHIVAMTGSYFRGDAVPILDNDDEIKFEKVTYTYYEQLNGYEYLKSLSLDYKFYQDSFFKALKECLDISKKTIVHIPSVNSSSAEIDKYETVRKIMDVIGEPISQDENTGIWSIKTRTGKLLKLADLVTDDDGYRPKIQQYLTQIQNRDDMDIIIALGMAKEGFDWVYCEHVLTIGYRGSMTEVVQIIGRATRDCVGKTHAQFTNLIAKPDAHQDDVVSGVNDMLKAISLSLLMEQVLAPAINFRRRSSLTENESLPKGTIIIDDGDDGSRLSAKAEKILQQDADEIIASISQNTTAIARFIASDEGKKAIDSDVINDNVIPQIIRKKYPELNDSEIDQVEQAILTKIAINANGGIVNGQEIPKNAIVEDEEIFIKQGNQFIQFDLLTDAQKNNVQEQDKIRQRDLPIDAKIFDPNTGKSTPNSQNNFIKMGEKFINVDKLPIDLIHAINPFANAYEVLSKSIDADVLKLVGDVVKATKSNISEAEATLIWPHIQKFVKNQKREPSMNASDAFEVRMAQVLAWVRVKKAEYLKNEQSKQQGANK, encoded by the coding sequence ATGTCCAATTTATCGCTACTCAATCAAACTTATCAACAAACGGGCGAAAGCAAAACGCATAACGCAATGGGAATGCGACAAATGCAAGAGCGGGCATTTGCAAAACGCCATTGTCAATATCTACTGATTAAATCGCCCCCAGCGTCAGGCAAATCTCGGGCAATGATGTTTTTGGCATTGGATAAATTACATCATCAAGACATCAAAAAAGCGATTATTATCGTGCCAGAGATGAGTATTGGGCGGTCATTTGCCGATACACCCCTGCGTGAATTTGGTTTTTTTGCCGATTGGCAAATTGATAAGCGGTATAACCTATGTTTGATTGATAATATTGCCAGCGACAACACCAAAACCAATATTTTTGCCGAATTTATGAATAATGATGCCAAAGTGTTGATTTGCACACATCATACTTTTAGATTTGGTTATGATAAAGTGGCAAATGTCAAATTATTTGACAATGTATTATTAGGCATTGATGAATTTCATCATATTTCCGCCAGTGATAATAACCGCTTGGGGGCAATTGTAGATGAGATTATGGCACATTCTAGTGCTCATATTGTGGCGATGACAGGCTCTTATTTTCGGGGCGATGCCGTGCCAATTTTGGATAATGATGATGAAATCAAATTTGAAAAAGTTACTTATACTTATTATGAACAATTAAATGGTTATGAATATTTAAAGTCATTAAGTTTAGATTATAAATTTTATCAAGATTCTTTTTTTAAGGCATTAAAAGAGTGTTTGGATATTAGCAAAAAAACCATTGTTCATATTCCAAGCGTAAATTCATCATCAGCCGAAATTGATAAATATGAAACGGTCAGAAAAATTATGGATGTGATTGGTGAACCAATTAGCCAAGATGAAAATACAGGCATTTGGAGCATTAAAACTCGTACAGGCAAATTATTAAAACTTGCCGATTTGGTTACCGATGACGATGGCTATCGCCCAAAGATTCAGCAATATTTGACGCAGATTCAGAACCGTGATGATATGGATATTATCATTGCTTTGGGTATGGCAAAAGAAGGCTTTGACTGGGTGTATTGTGAGCATGTTTTGACCATTGGGTATCGTGGTTCTATGACCGAAGTGGTGCAGATTATCGGACGGGCAACACGAGATTGTGTTGGCAAAACGCACGCCCAATTTACCAACCTGATTGCCAAACCTGACGCTCATCAAGACGATGTCGTTTCTGGGGTGAATGATATGTTAAAAGCCATTTCATTATCTTTATTAATGGAACAAGTGCTTGCCCCCGCCATCAATTTTCGCCGTAGAAGTAGCCTAACAGAAAATGAATCTTTGCCAAAAGGTACGATTATTATTGATGATGGTGATGATGGTTCAAGATTGTCCGCCAAAGCCGAAAAAATATTACAACAAGATGCCGATGAGATTATCGCCAGCATTAGCCAAAACACCACTGCAATTGCTCGGTTTATCGCCAGTGATGAAGGCAAAAAAGCCATTGATAGCGATGTGATTAATGACAATGTTATTCCACAAATCATTCGCAAAAAATATCCCGAATTAAATGACAGCGAAATAGACCAAGTAGAACAAGCCATTCTTACCAAAATTGCCATCAATGCCAATGGCGGTATCGTCAATGGTCAAGAAATTCCCAAAAATGCCATTGTAGAAGATGAAGAAATTTTTATCAAACAGGGCAATCAATTTATTCAATTTGATTTATTGACCGATGCACAAAAAAATAATGTCCAAGAACAAGACAAAATCCGTCAGCGAGATTTACCAATAGATGCCAAAATATTTGACCCCAATACAGGCAAAAGTACACCAAATAGCCAAAATAATTTTATCAAAATGGGCGAAAAGTTTATCAATGTGGATAAACTACCGATTGATTTGATTCACGCCATCAATCCTTTTGCCAATGCCTATGAAGTATTATCCAAAAGCATTGATGCCGATGTCTTAAAATTGGTTGGCGATGTGGTCAAAGCCACCAAGTCTAATATTAGCGAAGCCGAAGCAACATTGATTTGGCCCCATATTCAAAAATTTGTTAAAAATCAAAAAAGAGAACCCAGTATGAATGCCAGCGATGCCTTTGAAGTGCGTATGGCACAGGTGCTGGCGTGGGTGCGTGTCAAAAAGGCGGAATACCTTAAAAATGAGCAATCCAAACAACAAGGAGCTAATAAATGA
- a CDS encoding GIY-YIG nuclease family protein: MNNHTLSSLDDIFNNDDFGLLENVGNIDILGENTATLNVKKRILDVAKDIGERFVCEDFEHFKPVFFKLEQIIAQNQYHIEKENPTQYIKKNAVFVLMGMLCFIADIEIDEKRKNKHFKERIRLIFANGTESNMLARSLATALSKHKVTSYHLAITNKDWQDLYGFNISPEQDMYYAEQIERTGEIYIAKLKTPKAEFINYPYLHKIGFTRQTGIERIANCMNDEAFLYSEVEIIAEYQTNNANTQKIEYILHSFFAKQKLNLKLLGKDGHYYTPTEWFNVPLSEIDKAIELINIGEIGAYYYNDVVGRVERKVS, encoded by the coding sequence ATGAATAATCATACTTTATCGTCATTGGATGATATTTTTAATAATGATGATTTTGGGCTTTTGGAGAATGTTGGTAATATAGACATTTTGGGAGAAAATACTGCCACTTTAAATGTCAAAAAACGCATTTTGGATGTTGCCAAAGATATTGGCGAGCGTTTTGTTTGTGAAGATTTTGAACATTTTAAACCTGTATTTTTTAAATTGGAACAAATTATTGCTCAAAATCAATATCACATTGAAAAAGAAAATCCCACACAATATATCAAAAAAAATGCCGTTTTTGTATTGATGGGAATGCTGTGCTTTATTGCCGATATTGAAATTGACGAAAAACGCAAAAATAAGCATTTTAAAGAACGGATACGCCTAATTTTTGCCAATGGTACAGAGTCTAATATGCTGGCTCGGTCATTGGCAACCGCATTATCAAAACACAAAGTCACCAGTTATCATTTGGCAATTACCAATAAAGATTGGCAGGATTTATATGGGTTTAATATCAGCCCAGAGCAAGATATGTATTATGCCGAGCAAATAGAACGCACAGGCGAAATTTATATTGCCAAACTCAAAACACCAAAAGCAGAGTTTATCAATTATCCTTATTTGCATAAAATAGGTTTTACTCGCCAAACGGGTATAGAACGAATTGCCAATTGTATGAATGATGAGGCATTTTTGTATAGCGAAGTGGAAATTATTGCTGAATATCAAACCAATAATGCCAACACCCAAAAAATAGAATATATTTTACATTCTTTTTTTGCCAAACAAAAACTCAATTTAAAATTATTGGGAAAAGACGGTCATTATTATACCCCAACAGAATGGTTTAATGTGCCACTTTCTGAAATAGACAAAGCCATTGAATTGATAAATATAGGCGAGATTGGAGCGTATTATTATAATGATGTGGTGGGTAGGGTGGAAAGGAAGGTAAGCTGA
- a CDS encoding Fic family protein, with translation MLNALDFSQAVDYHYDKFPPNELDYNRLMNSLLSATDALARYDQMLKNLHNSEILLAPLRNQEAVISSRMEGTISTLDEILQYEADFSENETPSEVRSDIIETVLYQRALKNAQKAMKDGYPLSKSLIKTLHQQLLSFGRGATKSPGAFKNEQNYLADRNKKTILFVPISPEKLEHGLDNLFEYINQNPTPILPKTAITHLEFEALHPFQDGNGRIGRMLITLMLWQAGAISEPHFYISGYFEEHKDEYLALMRQVSENNDWTAWCEFFLQAVANQAHFNLTVAQNISDLYEAMKPIFSDALSSKWAMQVLDFVFTYPVFRGNQLAEKTDIAPATANRFVRTLHDKGILTMKEESAGRKSALYSFEPMMTLVRI, from the coding sequence ATGCTGAATGCTTTGGATTTTTCGCAAGCGGTGGATTATCATTATGACAAATTTCCACCCAATGAGCTGGATTACAACCGCCTAATGAATAGTCTTTTGAGTGCCACAGACGCTTTGGCACGCTATGACCAAATGCTGAAAAATCTACACAACAGCGAGATTTTGCTGGCACCACTTCGCAATCAAGAAGCAGTGATTTCATCACGTATGGAGGGTACAATCAGTACACTTGATGAGATTTTGCAATATGAAGCCGATTTCTCTGAAAACGAAACCCCAAGCGAAGTGCGTTCGGACATTATTGAAACTGTGCTATATCAACGAGCCTTAAAAAATGCTCAAAAAGCAATGAAAGACGGCTACCCACTGAGTAAATCACTGATAAAAACCCTACACCAACAACTGTTATCCTTTGGGCGTGGGGCAACAAAATCCCCCGGTGCATTTAAAAATGAACAAAATTACCTTGCTGACCGCAATAAAAAAACCATTTTGTTTGTGCCAATTAGTCCAGAAAAATTAGAACACGGCTTGGATAATTTGTTTGAGTACATCAACCAAAATCCCACGCCTATTCTACCCAAAACTGCCATTACACACTTAGAGTTTGAAGCCCTGCACCCTTTTCAAGACGGCAACGGGCGTATTGGGCGAATGCTCATTACGCTAATGTTGTGGCAAGCAGGGGCAATTAGCGAACCGCATTTTTATATCAGCGGTTATTTTGAAGAGCATAAAGATGAATATTTGGCACTGATGCGACAAGTATCTGAAAATAACGACTGGACAGCGTGGTGTGAATTCTTTTTACAAGCCGTTGCCAATCAAGCTCATTTTAATTTGACCGTTGCTCAAAATATCAGTGATTTATATGAAGCAATGAAGCCGATTTTTAGCGATGCCTTATCATCAAAATGGGCAATGCAAGTGCTAGATTTTGTGTTTACTTATCCTGTTTTTCGTGGCAATCAACTCGCTGAAAAAACAGACATCGCCCCTGCAACCGCCAATCGTTTTGTGCGAACTTTGCACGATAAAGGCATACTCACAATGAAAGAAGAAAGTGCGGGCAGAAAATCAGCCTTATACTCATTTGAACCCATGATGACCTTAGTCCGAATTTAA
- a CDS encoding nitrite/sulfite reductase — MYLYTDFDQQLIDERVAQFRDQTQRYLAGELSEDEYRPLRLQNGLYVQRYAPMLRVAVPYGLMNSKQLRKVAELAKNYDRGYVHISTRQNIQFNWPALEDVPDMLAELATVQMHAIQTSGNCIRNTTTDQYAGVVAGEIADPRPTCELIRQWSTFHPEFAFLPRKFKIAVSALEETDRAATAFHDIGVYIVRNAQGELGYKINVGGGLGRTPIISSVIKEFIPREDLIAYLEAVLRVYNLHGRRDNKYKARIKILVKALTPEVFAQKVEAEFAYTKQQLKIQADVLHNMDNEFRPFDYQNLDDVDFNDLFNQYPKFKHWFNINTHAHKVKGYRIVTISLKRAGIAPGDISTEEMNLIADLADKYTFGELRTTHEQNIALVDVPQKDLFELWQTLEQANLARAHIGFITDIVCCPGGDFCSLANAKSIPISEAISRRFDDLDTVYHLRELDLNISGCMNACGHHHVGHIGILGVDKKGEEFYQITLGGNSNHDASLGDILGPSFAAEKIPDVVEELLNTYLDLREGEERFIDTYRRVGIKPFKERAYA; from the coding sequence ATGTACTTATATACCGATTTTGACCAACAACTGATTGATGAGCGTGTCGCTCAATTTAGAGACCAAACCCAACGTTATTTGGCGGGCGAATTATCTGAAGATGAATATCGTCCATTACGCCTACAAAATGGCTTATATGTACAACGTTATGCACCAATGTTGCGTGTGGCTGTACCTTACGGTTTAATGAACAGTAAGCAACTGCGTAAAGTTGCTGAATTAGCCAAAAATTATGACCGTGGCTATGTACATATTTCGACACGACAAAATATTCAATTCAATTGGCCTGCCCTAGAAGATGTACCTGATATGTTGGCAGAGTTAGCTACTGTACAAATGCACGCTATTCAAACCTCAGGTAACTGTATTCGTAATACTACCACTGACCAGTATGCAGGCGTGGTTGCAGGTGAAATTGCTGACCCACGTCCGACTTGTGAATTGATTCGTCAATGGAGTACTTTCCACCCAGAGTTTGCCTTTTTACCACGCAAATTTAAAATAGCAGTATCCGCCTTAGAAGAAACTGACCGTGCGGCAACCGCATTCCATGATATTGGTGTATATATTGTTCGCAATGCACAAGGCGAATTAGGTTATAAAATCAATGTTGGGGGCGGTTTAGGACGTACACCAATTATTAGTAGCGTGATTAAAGAATTTATTCCACGAGAAGATTTAATCGCTTATTTAGAAGCGGTATTACGTGTATATAATTTACATGGTCGCCGTGATAATAAATATAAAGCACGCATTAAAATTTTAGTCAAAGCATTAACGCCAGAAGTATTTGCACAAAAAGTAGAAGCAGAATTTGCTTATACCAAACAGCAACTTAAAATTCAGGCTGATGTTTTACACAACATGGACAATGAGTTTAGACCATTTGATTATCAAAATTTAGATGATGTTGATTTTAATGATTTATTTAATCAATATCCAAAATTTAAACATTGGTTTAATATTAATACTCATGCCCATAAAGTGAAAGGCTATCGTATTGTAACCATTTCTTTAAAACGAGCGGGTATTGCACCTGGGGATATTAGCACTGAAGAAATGAATTTAATCGCTGATTTAGCGGATAAATATACTTTTGGTGAATTACGCACCACACATGAACAAAATATTGCCTTAGTTGATGTGCCACAAAAAGATTTATTTGAATTATGGCAAACTTTAGAGCAAGCGAATTTAGCCCGTGCTCATATTGGTTTTATTACCGATATTGTGTGCTGCCCAGGGGGAGATTTCTGCTCATTGGCAAATGCTAAATCTATTCCGATTTCTGAAGCTATTTCTCGCCGTTTTGATGATTTAGATACCGTTTATCATTTGCGTGAATTAGATTTAAATATTTCTGGTTGTATGAATGCCTGTGGTCATCATCATGTTGGACATATTGGCATTTTAGGGGTTGATAAAAAAGGCGAAGAGTTTTATCAAATTACCTTAGGCGGTAATTCTAATCATGATGCGTCATTGGGTGATATTTTAGGGCCCTCATTTGCGGCGGAAAAAATTCCAGATGTCGTAGAAGAATTGCTCAATACCTATTTAGATTTGCGTGAAGGCGAAGAACGTTTTATCGATACCTATCGCCGTGTGGGCATTAAACCCTTTAAGGAGCGTGCTTATGCTTAA
- a CDS encoding YqiA/YcfP family alpha/beta fold hydrolase — protein sequence MLHIIYLHGLNSNHNAYKGCLLREFCQQYFPDVQVHCPDLNAPPQQVLALLHQKINELSPHKVAIVGSSLGGFFATLLHQHYACRTVLLNPSLFPEQSLNRFAQGLLEDYQDDDILYTTQGGWQIRKADLHWFMTYRPQKIVHAQTLWLMLKQGDDVLDYRHSLSYFHQVSDSIPRILLEPDGDHVMSDFADKLPEIIDFLMMGKK from the coding sequence ATGTTACATATTATTTATCTACATGGTTTAAATAGCAATCATAATGCCTATAAAGGTTGCTTATTACGTGAATTTTGTCAGCAATATTTTCCTGATGTGCAAGTGCATTGTCCTGATTTAAATGCACCACCACAACAGGTTTTAGCGTTATTACATCAGAAAATTAATGAATTATCTCCACACAAAGTCGCCATTGTAGGCAGTTCATTGGGTGGCTTTTTTGCTACTTTATTACATCAGCATTATGCGTGTCGTACCGTTTTGCTTAATCCAAGTTTATTTCCAGAACAGAGTTTAAATCGTTTTGCACAAGGCTTACTTGAAGATTATCAAGATGATGATATTTTATACACCACTCAAGGTGGTTGGCAGATACGCAAAGCAGATTTGCATTGGTTTATGACCTATCGTCCACAAAAAATTGTACACGCTCAAACTTTATGGCTAATGCTTAAACAAGGCGATGATGTACTCGATTATCGACACAGTTTAAGTTATTTTCATCAAGTAAGTGATAGTATACCACGCATTCTATTAGAGCCTGATGGCGACCATGTGATGAGTGATTTTGCTGATAAATTGCCTGAAATTATAGATTTTTTAATGATGGGTAAAAAATAG
- a CDS encoding TSUP family transporter: protein MDFQLSFELVAILISVALVAGFVDAIAGGGGLLTIPALLLSGMSPISALATNKLQACAGSFSASLTMIRKGLIHPKQIKLALVMAFVGSALGTISLQLINAQSLTIIIPILIAIIGIYTLFMPNLGAEPRPAKMSERAWQTTIVPVIGFYDGFFGPAVGTFFSLSNVILRGREIIQATATAKLLNFATNFASLVFFILGGKIVWIIGFCMMIGQAIGAYLGSQMVVKGGVKLIRPMIVLMCFAMLIKYTWNYWH from the coding sequence ATGGATTTTCAACTGAGCTTTGAATTAGTCGCTATTTTAATAAGCGTTGCTTTAGTCGCAGGCTTTGTTGATGCGATTGCTGGCGGTGGTGGTTTATTAACCATTCCTGCACTATTATTATCAGGTATGTCGCCAATTTCTGCTTTAGCGACCAATAAATTACAAGCCTGTGCAGGTTCTTTTTCTGCTTCATTAACCATGATCCGTAAAGGTTTAATTCATCCCAAACAAATTAAATTGGCTTTAGTTATGGCATTTGTAGGGTCTGCTTTAGGCACAATTTCTTTACAACTGATTAATGCTCAATCTTTAACCATTATTATTCCTATTCTAATTGCTATTATTGGGATTTACACTTTATTTATGCCCAATTTAGGGGCTGAGCCACGACCTGCTAAAATGAGTGAACGTGCTTGGCAAACAACAATTGTACCTGTAATTGGCTTTTATGATGGTTTTTTCGGACCTGCAGTGGGTACATTTTTTAGTTTAAGTAATGTGATTTTACGTGGGCGAGAAATTATTCAGGCGACTGCAACAGCAAAACTATTAAATTTTGCTACAAATTTTGCATCTTTAGTATTTTTTATTTTGGGTGGAAAAATTGTTTGGATTATCGGTTTTTGTATGATGATAGGACAAGCGATAGGTGCTTATTTGGGTTCACAAATGGTTGTTAAAGGTGGTGTAAAATTAATCCGTCCAATGATTGTGTTGATGTGTTTTGCAATGTTGATTAAATATACATGGAATTATTGGCACTAA
- a CDS encoding DUF934 domain-containing protein, producing MLNLTADVVYKDGSIIANSYQAIDENGNIPAGDVLFRVEQLDSLAQAQGKKALLITVETSPEEHQFPLAELDAIFIEFAGFADGRGYSFATLLRRQGFKGELRAVGDVFKDVLNYLKRSGFDSFVLKEGKNIQDAVKGLNDFTTPYQASTAVEQANYQTGK from the coding sequence ATGCTTAATTTAACTGCTGATGTTGTATATAAAGATGGTTCAATTATTGCCAATAGCTATCAAGCGATTGATGAAAATGGCAATATTCCTGCAGGTGATGTATTATTTCGTGTGGAGCAATTAGACTCTTTGGCTCAAGCACAGGGGAAAAAGGCGTTATTGATTACCGTTGAAACATCTCCAGAAGAACACCAATTTCCACTTGCAGAACTCGATGCAATTTTTATTGAATTTGCAGGTTTTGCTGATGGGCGTGGTTATTCTTTTGCGACTTTGCTCCGCCGTCAAGGCTTTAAAGGCGAATTGCGTGCTGTGGGTGATGTGTTTAAAGATGTACTCAATTATTTAAAACGTTCAGGTTTTGATAGTTTTGTTTTAAAAGAAGGCAAAAATATTCAAGATGCAGTAAAAGGTCTCAATGATTTTACCACGCCGTATCAAGCATCGACAGCGGTGGAACAAGCCAATTATCAAACAGGAAAATAA
- the guaA gene encoding glutamine-hydrolyzing GMP synthase — protein MTQNITSDRILILDFGSQYSQLIARRVREAGVYSEMYAYDMSEDDIKTFNPKGIILSGGPESVYENNSPKIPDCIFALGVPVLGICYGFQAMTAQLGGVVEAGDVKEFGYAKIDIAQADKLLANMADEQRQSQVWMSHGDKVTKLADGFAVTSSTPSCPFASASDESRHFYGVQFHPEVTHTEQGETLISNFVHAICGCGNAWNSENIIELRIKQLQEQIGDSEVLLGLSGGVDSSVVAALLHRAIGDKLTCVFVDNGLLRLNEGDTVMQMFAENMGIRVIRADAENRFLTALAGVTDPEAKRKIIGREFIEVFSEEARKLNGIKFLAQGTIYPDVIESAKSKQGKAHVIKSHHNVGGLPDDLAFELVEPLRDLFKDEVRKLGVALGIPHHMIYRHPFPGPGLGVRILGEVKKEYADILRVADDIFMQELRASGWYDKTAQAFAVFQPVKSVGVVGDGRRYAWVIALRAVETVDFMTARFAHLPYDLVDKISTRIMNEIADVSRVVYDVSSKPPATIEWE, from the coding sequence ATGACCCAAAACATCACCTCCGACCGCATTTTAATCCTAGATTTTGGCTCACAATATAGCCAGCTGATTGCTCGCCGTGTGCGAGAAGCGGGCGTTTATTCTGAAATGTACGCCTATGATATGTCCGAAGATGACATTAAGACTTTCAACCCCAAAGGCATCATTCTCTCTGGCGGCCCTGAAAGCGTGTACGAAAACAACAGCCCAAAAATCCCCGACTGCATTTTTGCACTTGGCGTGCCTGTGCTGGGCATTTGCTACGGCTTTCAGGCGATGACCGCCCAGCTTGGTGGCGTGGTGGAAGCAGGCGATGTCAAAGAATTTGGCTATGCCAAAATTGACATTGCCCAAGCCGACAAACTGCTTGCCAATATGGCGGACGAACAACGCCAATCGCAAGTTTGGATGAGTCACGGCGACAAAGTGACCAAACTGGCGGACGGATTTGCCGTTACTTCTAGCACACCAAGCTGTCCGTTTGCGTCTGCCTCTGATGAAAGCCGTCATTTTTATGGCGTGCAATTTCACCCAGAAGTTACACACACAGAACAAGGCGAAACCTTGATTTCAAACTTTGTTCACGCCATTTGTGGTTGTGGTAATGCGTGGAATTCTGAGAACATCATTGAACTTCGTATCAAACAATTGCAAGAACAAATTGGCGACAGTGAGGTACTTTTAGGCTTATCAGGCGGTGTGGATTCATCAGTGGTAGCAGCGTTGTTGCACCGTGCGATTGGTGATAAATTGACCTGCGTGTTTGTGGACAATGGCTTACTGCGTTTAAACGAAGGCGACACCGTTATGCAAATGTTTGCCGAGAATATGGGCATTCGTGTCATTCGTGCCGATGCTGAAAACCGCTTTTTGACCGCCCTTGCAGGCGTAACCGACCCCGAAGCCAAACGCAAAATCATCGGACGAGAATTTATTGAAGTGTTCTCCGAAGAAGCCCGTAAATTAAATGGGATTAAATTTTTGGCACAAGGCACGATTTATCCTGATGTCATCGAGTCCGCCAAGTCCAAACAAGGCAAGGCACACGTGATTAAATCACACCACAATGTGGGCGGTTTGCCTGATGATTTGGCGTTTGAGCTGGTTGAGCCTTTGCGTGATTTATTCAAAGACGAAGTGCGTAAACTTGGCGTGGCTCTTGGCATTCCGCACCATATGATTTATCGTCATCCGTTCCCAGGTCCGGGTTTGGGCGTGCGTATTTTGGGTGAAGTCAAAAAAGAATATGCTGATATTTTGCGTGTGGCGGACGATATTTTTATGCAGGAGCTTCGTGCAAGCGGTTGGTATGATAAAACCGCCCAAGCCTTTGCCGTGTTCCAACCTGTCAAATCGGTGGGCGTGGTTGGCGATGGTCGCCGTTATGCATGGGTGATTGCGTTGCGTGCTGTTGAAACGGTGGACTTTATGACCGCTCGTTTTGCTCATTTACCATACGATTTGGTGGATAAAATCTCAACCCGTATTATGAATGAAATCGCTGATGTCTCACGGGTGGTGTATGATGTAAGTAGTAAACCGCCAGCAACGATTGAGTGGGAATAA